In Williamsoniiplasma luminosum, the genomic stretch TAGTTTTTCAATTTCCTGAATACCAATTATTTAAAGATACAGTCGAAAAAGATATTTCTTTTGGGCCAATTCACTTAGGTGGTAACAAAGAAGAAGCAATTAAAGCAGTTCCTAGTTTACTAAAAATTGTTGATTTACCAGAAGAATTCTTGGAAAGATCACCATTTGAATTAAGTGGGGGACAAAAACGAAGAGTCGCCATTGCTGGAATCGTCGCTTTAAACGGAAATACCTTAGTTTTAGATGAACCAACTGGAGGATTAGATCCTCAAGGGGAAGAAGATTTTATGAATCTTTTTTTAAGGTTAAATAAAGAACAAGGTAAAAGAATCGTCATGGTGACACATAATATGGATCAAGTTTTACGCTTGGCTGACCAAGTGATTGTCATGAACAAAGGTAAAGTTATTGATAAAGGGACACCATTTGAAATTTTTAGAGATCATGAATTACTAAAAAAAATCGAAATCGAACCACCAAAAATTTATCAATTAATTTATAAATTGAAAACACAAGGACTAGACTTAACTAGTTATGAAATTAGAGATATTGATGATTTTGTTGTAGCATACAAAAAAGCAATCGAGAAAGGGGCATAAAATGAGACTAACATTCGGAAGATATATACCTACCAACTCAATTATTCACAAAATGGATCCAAGATTTAAATTTGTGATGATTATCTGTTTAATTATTGCTGTTTTCATGCCCATTGGATACACAGGTTACATCGTTTTAACAACTGCTGTCATTACCTTGTTTGCAGTTTCAAAATTGAGTTGAAGAATGATGGCAAAATTATTTATTCCAGTGATATTTATTTTTACTGTTATTTTATTAATTAATACATTTTTAATGCATCCAGATCCAACCCATATTGACTATTTAGCAAAACATGAAAGTTTATGAAAACACTTTTCTTATAATCCAAATACTGGAGTTGGTTATATTGGTCCTGATTTTAAAGAGATGATTAATGGTGTTGACCCAACTTCTGAAGCTGGAAAAGCGATTCATGGGCTAATTCCTTTAGGGAATTTCTGACATTGAAAATTTATTTGAGTTAGTGAAAAAGCTGTTTATTCAGCATTATTAATGGGTTGAAGAATTTACTTAATGATTACTTTAACAACCATTTTAACAGGAACAACTCAACCATTAGAATTAACATTGGCAATCGAAGATATTTTATGACCATTAAAATGAATCGGAATTCCAGTTTATGTTTTTTCAATCATTATTTCGATTGCCTTAAGAATGATTCCAACTTTAATTGATGAAGCTGGAAGAATTATGAAAGCTCAAGCAAGTCGTGGAATCGACTTTAAAAATGGTAAATTCAAAGATAAAGTTAAAGGTTTAACTTCCTTGATTATTCCACTTCTGGTTTCTTCATTCCAAAAAGCTGAAGACTTATCTTATGCAATGGAAGCTAGAGGATATGATCCAAAAGCTAAAAGAACTCGTTTTATTCAATTCCATTTCCGTTGAGCAGACATCATTATTTTCTCAATTGGGATAACTTTATTTGTTTGTGCAATTGTTTATGCTAATGTGTTCCCATTGTCTAATGCTTTCTTACACTTACCATACATTGACCAACTAATCACTTACTAACATGGCGTTTAAATTTTTATTATCCTTGAGTTATGATGGGACTGATTATGCTGGATGAGTGATTCAAAATAATGCTAAAACAATCCAATCAGCTTTAAACAAAGCGATTAAACTAATTACTAAAAATGACAATTTCAAAACTTTAGGAGCATCTAAAACTGATGCTGGAGTGCATGCGTTAGACCAAAAAGTTGTCTTAACAGTTGATTTTCAACTTGAGCATTTAGCTAAATTTCAAAAAGCTTTAAATAAAACTTTACCAACCAACATTTGGGTTAATTCGATTACCCCAGTTGAAGAAAATTTCATTTTACGTGAACAAATTCTTTTCAAAGAATATCAGTATGTAATTAACGATGGCGATTTTGATTTAAACAATCATCGTTATGAATTAAAATGAAATTTTGGCATGATCGATTTAGAAAAATTAAATCAAATTGCTCAATTGTTTGTTGGGCAACATGAATTTAAGTTATTTTCTGGGTTAAAACCAACAGAATACACGACCTTTCAAACATATCGAACAATTCACTCAATTGATGTTGTAAGAACTGATCATAAAATAATTTTGACTTTTAAAGCCCCAGGTTTTATTAGGTATCAAATCCGCATGATTGTTGGAGCGATCTTAAATAATTATCAAAACAAAAAACTCACCACAGCTGAAATTCAAGAAAAACTTCAAGGCATCGGAGCCAAAACAACAACTGTTGTTGAATCTTGTGGTTTAATCCTTAAAAAAATTTATCTAAAGTAAAATGTGTTATTATTTTCCTAAGGCGATATAAACAATGTCACTTTGAAAATGTCTATTTTACTAAATTTTTGGATAAGCAAAAATTTGTGATAAGGAAATTTAGTCCAATATATACTTTCAAACAAAACCGCCCCAAACCACCATTCGGTGGTTTTTGTTTTTTTATAACATTTTTTAATTCTTCAAAAATAATTATTGTAAGCAATATTGAAATGAGAACTTCAAAAACCAAAAAAAGAACCGAAGTTCTTTTTTAGAGAGACACTTGTCTACATACTTAATCATTAAAGTTGCCTTTAACTATTTTTAGTATACAACTGATATTAAAAAAATATATCTTTTTTGTTATATTTTAAAGATATTTAATCATGTGTTAGTTATTGAAAAACAGATAAATTCGAAGTGATCCTATTATTCTAGATTTATAGGTTTCCCTACTTTGGTTCTCTGCGTCCATTTTATGCACCCCCCAAGTAAGAAAAATTTCCATTTCGTCTTTTAAAATAGTAAAATAAATATAAAAGGAGTTAGTATGAATCGAAAAAAAATATTTAATTTTGCACTTAAAAGCTATTTATTAGTATTTTTTCTTATGTGTATTTATATTGTACTCTCAAACATTTCAGCAACTAGCAAATTCCTTTTATATGACTTTAAATATATAAACTTAATGTTCACTAGTTTATCTGCAATTTTTACTTTCGTGATTTTAGATAAATTATTTAGAATTTTTAGAGCTTTGTATAAAAAACAAGCTAAAAAAGAAACGATTAAAATCTCTAAACTGGGATTTTTTGCTTTATTTATTTGAGTAGTTACATTGATGGTTCAAATGACTTTCGCTGGTTTCTTCATCCATTTAAAACTAAACACATTGGATATTTTCATCAAAGCGATGTTAGATCAAAACGTTGTTTGGAATTACTTGTTAATTCTGTCTTCATTTATTGCCTTTTTCTTGGCGATATGTTTTGTTGCAATTCTTATTTCTTTCTTTGTGTTAACAAAAATTTATAAAATCTTGCTTATTCAAAGTGAAGACATGTCTTCTTTTTCATGATTCTTTCAAAAATTAACGACTAAACAACATGTTGTCATCGAATTCAAACATGTTGTTGTTAGAATCACTTTTTTAATCTTGGTTTATAACCAAACCCAAAAACTAAAAATCAATTCAATTATCTCAAATCAGCTTAAAATTCAAAAAAAAGGCACAACCCCACCCCTTCTTACTTTATAATTTTTAAAAAAGAAAAGAGGAAAATATGGGAAAGTCATTAAGGCTAACTTTCAAAAATTCTTTTAAAAATGCTATATCTTCCAAATCTCAATTAATTGGACTAATTACCCTGATTGCGCTTTTATCATTAGTGATTTCATTAATGTTAAGTATTTCAGCGAGAGTCTTAGTTCAATATGATGCTTTAAAAAGAGAGTCTAATCAACATAACCTGGTTATGAAAATAGACCCTTTTGAAAAGGTTAAAACCTCAGATGGTGCTCCACCCAATATTGTTGATGCACAACAATATTGATTACAAGATTACAATACAAGACATAATCAGATGCCTAAAATGTTTGATTGAACGAGAACTGAAGCAAGAGAATTTACACAAGTATTTTTTAAAGAAAATTTAATAACTTTAAAGGCTGTAGCTAAAACTACAAACAAAGGGCTTAATCCAGTCGATAAACTAATTATATCTGAAGGAGAAAATTTAGATTATAAGAAAAATAATGGATTAAACCAAGCAGTATTAGATCCTGGTTTTGCTAAAACCAACAATATAGAAATTGGTAGCATCATCAGGTTTCAAAAAGATAATTTAGGTGATCGTTTTTTAGTAACTAATAATAAAAATTCTGGTGCAACACCAGAAGAACAAAAAGATATCGAGAATATCGCAAAAGAGGGTTTATTTAAGGAAGACGGAATCTTTTTAAACTCCAAATATAAAAACTATAATTGGTTTCAAATCGTGGGATTCGGGAATTCGGCCGATTTCATTATGCCAATTTTAAATTCGACATTACCATTGCCAAATCGTGATAATCAAGCATTACTATATGTAAATCCGGTGAATTTTGGTATGTCTCAAAACATTAAAACCCAGGATTGGGAATTTAGACCAAATGATGCAAAATTAGTTGTAACTTCAAATAATGAATGAGAGTCATTTTATTCAATCAAAGCTCCTGTGAACTTTGATCCTGAACTAGCTAATGCATGATTTAATTCCAATGCTTTAGAAAACAATTCTCAAGCACAAAAGAAATTGTTCTACCCAATCCATGACAAAAGCTATGCTTTTGTCAAAAGAACATCAACAGTTGAAAGTACAATTCAAATTTATAACGCCATTAGTGGAGCAATTTTAATTGTGATTTTAATTGTGTCCATTTACACAATGGCGTTGGTAACGAGAAAACAAATTGATAAATCCCGTGCTCAAATCGGAATTATGAAAGCACTGGGTTATCGTAAAAGAGATATTATTTTAAATTTTACAGTCCTTCCATTCATTACATCTTTAATGGGTGGAGCGCTTGGATATTTAATCGCTCAAGGAATTCAAGTCGCCTTGATTCAAGAAATTAGATTATACTTTTCAATCAATTTTGCAATTTGAGCCTTTGATTGAATTAGTTTATTAATTCTTATTTTAAGTATTTGAGGACTGTTGAATTTTATTGCCTTTTTCATTGCTTATTTAATTTTAAGAGGCAGTGCTTTAAGCTTAATTGAAGCAAATAAAAAACCAAGAATTCACAGATACACAAAAATTTTAAAAAGAACCAATACTAAGATCAGTATTGGTGCTAAAATTCAAAATGCATTATTTATTGATTCATTAGGTAAAATGAGTGCTGTTGGGGGTGTTGTTTTATTATCAACAATCCTGTTAACAGCCGGGTTTGCCGCTCCTGACATTTTAAACAGGAATCGAACAAAATCATTTGAGGGAATCAACTATAACCAATTAGTTGAATATCAACAACCAACTTACAACAATCCGTTTTCATTCATGAAAACGTATAACAAAAATGCTCCAGTTGACTTTGGTAAATTTAATGATGTAACAATAGATTACAAAGGAACCAATTGGAAGGGACAAGAAGAACAAAAACACACAGTTTTAAAAACCACTTTGGATGTTGATCATAGTAAATATGATATTTCTAAATTAGTGGATAAAATCAATAACAACAATTTAACGTCTGATTATTATGGAGTAGCTTTAAAAACAAAGGATAAAGACCATCCAGATTCTCAATTCATTACCAAAGGTAATATGAGAATGTTAAGTGCAAACGATATTGCTTTATCAACCAATTACTTTAGATATATTGCTTCACTTGGTGAAAGAAATTCTAATGGTGAATTTTTTCCTAGTATGATGTATTCAATGTTATTGGGCCAATGGCCAAGTTATCAACAATTTAAAAAAGAACTTGATGCCAGCAAAGATAACAAAGCAAAATTAAAAGTTATGTTGAATTTTTACAACTTTTATTCAAATTCAATTGGTTTAACCATTTCTAATAAATACAGTATGCCTAAAGGGGTTTTGGATAAGGATAAAATTCCGACTGATGAAGAAAGAATTGAAAACTTTAACAAAAATAACGATATACAAAAACAGGCTTGAAACGGAAACACCCAAGGTATTATAGGATTAGATGGTTTTACTTGAGAACAGCTTCCTGATAATGTTGATATGTTTATTTCTGATGGTAAAAAATCAGTTGGAAAAAATAGAATTATTTTTAATTTAGATAATCCAATTGATGATTTAGCAACTTTAAATGTTGATGATTTAGATTCCGAAAAGGATAAAGAACTAATAACAAAATATTTAGCCGCAATTGAACTATGGTATGTGATTTATATTTCCAACCGAAGTGATACAGCGATTTTACAAGCTACATATTCTCGTTCTCCATATTTTGTACAACAAACCTTAAAAGAAAGATATGAAAAACAAGAATCATATGCAACAGGTTTTAACATTGTCTCTTATGATCCACAAACTGAATACTTAGGAACAATGTTTGAAGCAATCAAGGATGAATTGAAATTTAAAGTCTATGGAATTCATGGAGAGAATCAATTTATAGATCTTAATTCTCGTGATGGTGTGGACTTAAACAATAGGTTAAAAGATCCGACTATTGAAGATAATTATCGCGTTGTGGTTAATCAATCTTTGGCAAAAAAACTTAATTTACATGAAGGTTCAGTGATTACTGATTTGTCCTCGCTAAAAGAATCGCTTATTGAAAATAACGAAAATGTAAGTACCCGTTTTAAAGTAGAAGATTGAAAAGACACTAAGATTCAAAGAAAGGATCCAGATAGTTTAATACCGGGTGGCGGTGATAAAATTGGCCCAGAGGGTGGTTTTGTCCAAACATCTTTATTAGAAATTGGATGAAATGCTTTTGCACAACCGACAAATTTTAAATATCAACTAGGAAGCGCTGGCAAAATGTCGCAATTTGTAAAGGAAAGTCTTTTAAATCATTACATTAACGGAAGCATTAAGAATGCAAAAGAAAAAATTAAATTAGACAGACCACTAAAAGTAGTTGGAATTCATGATGGATATGGACAACCAACAGCATGAATTAATAATGATGATGCAAATACCATTATGGATTATCAACCAGCCAGAGATTTCTTATTTGATAAATATTTCAAAGTTCAATGAGGTGATGACATTAAAAAAATTCTTTCAAAAGAAGATCAATCTAAAGAATTAGATACATCCGCAACAACAATTGCTAAATTCATAAGTGATAATAAAAGCGATGATCCCAAAAAAAATATTGATGTGACCCCAATTATTGAAGTATTTGATAATAGTCATCCGATCTTTAACTATAAATATTCATCTGATCCTGGAATTGGAGATTTAGATAAACTCGTAAGTACAAATACAATGCTGGGTGATTACTCACCAATTGCGATGAATGGAGATGCAAATCATGACGGAATTGGTCGTGGTTCAATTGCTTATGTTTTACCTGTAGCAACTGCTAAAGCTTTACTTAACCAATTATCAAATGTTGTGCTTGGTGTGATGATTTTATTAATCCTAATGTTGATTGCGATGACGATGATTATTATTGGTCTAACAACAAGTATTATTATTAAAGATAACGCTCGCTTTATTGCAACTTTAAAAGTCCTTGGATATACCAATGTTTATATTTGTCGTTCGATTTTAGGAATGTATCTAGCTGTGATTGCTTCAATGCTAGTTGTTGGATTCATTGCCGGGTTTGCAATCTTTTATAAAGTCGTACAATATATGACATTCAATACTTCATTTGTACTACCATTCCAATTTGTGATTTGGTTACCGTTTGCAGTGATTGTCGTCATTCTTGTTTTATATGCTATAACACTTGGATTTGGATTTAGAAATATTTCTAAATTAAATGCCACACATTTATTACAAAATGTAGACTTATAAAATACGAGAAATTTTAATTAAGAAAAAAACCAGATCTCCTGGTTTTTTTCATTTTAATTTTGTTTAACAAAACTAGCTACTTCATACTTAGTATTATTAACGTTTTTGTTAATATTAGTTTTTAACTTCACTACATAAGTGTTTATGTGACCTTTTGTTGTTTTGTAAGAAATTTTATAACTAATTGTTGAATCTTGGTTTTTATTTTTAAAGTTAGTTCAATCAATTAATTGGGTTGAATAATATTGACTATATGAACGTTGTTTTTCTTTTGTGGTCAAACCATTATTAGAATCAACAAATTCATCAGCTATTTTTTTCAGAGATTTAATAATTGCACTGAACATATTTCCGGTTGTTCCTTGAAAAATATCATAGATGTCTTTATAGATAGTATCTTTGCGCATTTTTCCTTCGTAATTTCCAAGAATGTAACTAACAATGCCATTTTGATCTAATCTTTCGGGCAAGTCGTTTCTTGTTTTACCTTTACGCACTGCATAAATTGCAGCATGACTTCTTTTACTTATCAATAAAGCCAATTCGATATCATATTTAACATCATAATCAGCATATCGAGGGAAACATGGTTCATCATATTGGTTTTTTAGATCGAAATCTTGAAAGAAACTATTTTTTGAATCTTTGGAAATTAATGCATTAGAAATAATGGATAATGTTTTTTGAAGAAGAGAAATAACTATTTTGATGTTTGTTGAAAAAGATTTAACAAAATCTTTAATCTTCATAATTTCAAAATCTTGAAAATTAATTCCAAATAAATTCAACAATTTAGTAATGTCAGAGTTTAATAGTTCATTAATAGAGTGAAGTTGTAACTTTTCTAAAATATTAACTTTGTTGGTTAAGAAACCATATAATTCTTCACTATCTAATATTTGTTGAATTTGCTGATTTTCAAAAAAGTTAGAAACACTTTTACTTTCAAAAATTATAGTAATAAGTTGAGCAATAGAAATACCTTTTTCCTCAATTTTTAATAGTTTAAATAAATCCATATTTAATAATTCACTAAAGGAATTAATTTCTTCTCCTAGAATACTTTTAATATTTTCTGGTAATAAAAACTTTATTTCCTTAAATACTAATTGATCCAATTTAGATCCATTTAGAAGATTATTTAAGGGAGAGTTCATTAAAGGAGAAATGATTTTAACTATTGATTCCACTTTATGAATTGTGTCTTTTTGTTTTTCTAAAAAGGGATTAATCAAATTTCTAAGCATTCCTTCTAACATCCCTAAGTCAAGCATTTCAAACAATTTGTTAACAATTCCATCAACATTTATAGATCTGATTAATGATTCAAAATCATTGTTCGCAAGTAAATTTAAGATAATTCCCGGGATAATTGCAGAGGGTTTTAATTCAAATGTTTTAAACAATTTATTTAATGTAAAACCACTTCCAAAATCTTTATCCTTCAATTCCTCAATTTGTTCTTCAATATCACCGATAAAATTTTTAAGTAGAATATCTGAAATAGAGTAAAACAAGGCATTAAAACCAAAATTAGAAGATTCTATAATTCGTTTGCTAAAATTTCCATGGTAAAGATACAAAGATGGCAAAAATCCATTTCCTTTTTTGGCCTCTATTTTTAACAAATCTTCAAAAATATCGAAATCTTTAGTTTTTTTACTAAATGTAAATAGAATTTTATTGATTCTAAATTTATTGTAATTTTCTTTACCTTTTTTCAAAGTAAAAAGATTTGTAATAAGACTTAAAATACTTTTAATTTCATAAGAAACTTTTTGGTCTGTTTTAAAAGTATCTTCATTCACTTCGCAAATAATTTTGTAATTAGTTTTATCTTTTGCAAGAGTATGATCAGCATCTTCAATTTCTTCATCTGTTAATTGATAACTATCAAATAAAGAAATATAAGTTGAAATACTTAATAAAATTTTGGGAATATAATCTACCAAAACATCAATTGATTTTCAATCTCAACTGATATTACCTAAATTTTTTAAAGCATTACTTAAACCAAAAGCGATATAACCAATATCACCTGGCTTTTGTTCATCTCCTAAACCTGGTTTTAATTCTTTATATCTTTCTAATGAAAGAAATTCTGTTTCGGTTTCCCCAGTTAAAGCTTTAAATAGATTCACGATTTCGATTTGAGCATAGTTAATTAAATCTTGATTTTTTTGTATCATTGAAAAATCTGGTGTTGGTCAGTTTGTGACATCTAACATTTTAAAAATTTGTGGAGCAAATTTTAAAATCTTGCTAAGAGTATTTATAATTCCAGAAAAACCTTCGATTTGACCTAAAACATTTTGTACTTTAAAAAGTTCGCCATCACCAACCATATTACTTAATAAAGAGGTTATTATATCTGCTTTGGCATTATTAAAACCATCACCCAAAGCAGCGGTTAAACCATTTGCTAGAATCTTAATCATTTCTTTTGTTTCGTCTTTTTCAACAACTTTACCTTGATAATCTGGATCAGATTGCTTTAATTCAGATCTTCAATTATTAAATTTATCTTCATCTAAAAGTGAATTTTTAATGGCACTATATGCTTGGTCAGAATTCATATTTGTAACTTTATTGGCAGTTTGTCCTGTCACATAACCATCAATAATATCAGAATTATATCCTTCAGAATTAGCTAAAATCGAAGATGTAAAAGCCGCAGAAGTTGAATCCATCACAGATTTAACTTTATTTACAATACTCATTTCAACAGTATCAATATATGTACAAGCAGTGACTGTTAAGGCAGGAACCGCCATTGCAAAACATGTCGTAGACAATAATATTTTCTTCATTTTTTTCACACCTAAAATTTCTATTTTGTTCAAGTTTTAATTAAATTTCTTTAATTTTTACTAGTTTATTATAACTATCTTTTTAAAAAACTAATAATTTTTTAAAAAATTAAATTTTGGTTTAACTATTTTGTGGTATAAAATCATATTTATGTGTTTTTAATAGAAAATGAGGGGAAAAAGCAATGAAAGGTCAATTTTTAATATTTAAGTCAGGTTTTAAAGGAATTTTTAAGTACAAGATTCAACTTTTAATTATCATTACACTATCCTTTTTTGCGACCTTCTTTTTGATGTCAACTGACTCATTTATTAGTCGTTTGAACCAAACTTATAATGATGTTGTTGCCAATGTTGAAAAATATGATTATGAATATGAACGTAAATTTAACAAGTCTTCATTTGCAACAGATAATCTAGCTTTTGTCCCATTATTAGATTTTGTCAATACTGACTATAATGAAATCCAAAATGATGGGAATACAACAACTCAATTAAATTTCAATCTTTCTTCATTTGACGGAAATGATAATTTCATTACCAAGACTTTTTCGAGTCCAGAGTTTATGGATGTTTATAAAGAACAATTATTTTCACATGAAGATCAAAATTACTTAGGATATTATGGTGTTTACTACAATCATGATCCAGAAAGTGGTGACAAAGAATTCATCCTACCTGAAATTACTTATGATTTTGGTAAAAATTATGAAAATTTTGCATTCAGATCAAGATATAATGATGAATTTTCACCTCGTCTAAAAAAATATATCGAACCCGCTATCGAGCTATTAACAAAAAATTTTAAAAGTGAATATCTTAAAAATTTAACAAATGAAAAAACTAACATGCAAAATACTTTATTTTATAAAACATTAGTAAAATATGGAGTTAATGAGAACAATTTTAATCAGATTATTAGTTCAAAGTACGCTAATGTTAATGAAAGTAATATTACAAACAAAATTTCAGAAAAAGATCTTTTTTTGGGACTAAATACTTATCTATATAATGCTTTTGAATCTTTGATTCAATACACGATTTATCAAACTGCTCAAC encodes the following:
- a CDS encoding energy-coupling factor transporter ATPase, with the translated sequence MEKINMNEKQLQKKYLAELKQDRKNNKQFDYTGDILLEDVSYTYSKRTPFEFRALDNASIVIDKKKITCVIGTTGSGKSTLIQLTNGLIISETGRTRIGDYQIPASIKKIKEVKTLRKEIGLVFQFPEYQLFKDTVEKDISFGPIHLGGNKEEAIKAVPSLLKIVDLPEEFLERSPFELSGGQKRRVAIAGIVALNGNTLVLDEPTGGLDPQGEEDFMNLFLRLNKEQGKRIVMVTHNMDQVLRLADQVIVMNKGKVIDKGTPFEIFRDHELLKKIEIEPPKIYQLIYKLKTQGLDLTSYEIRDIDDFVVAYKKAIEKGA
- a CDS encoding energy-coupling factor transporter transmembrane component T family protein; this encodes MRLTFGRYIPTNSIIHKMDPRFKFVMIICLIIAVFMPIGYTGYIVLTTAVITLFAVSKLSWRMMAKLFIPVIFIFTVILLINTFLMHPDPTHIDYLAKHESLWKHFSYNPNTGVGYIGPDFKEMINGVDPTSEAGKAIHGLIPLGNFWHWKFIWVSEKAVYSALLMGWRIYLMITLTTILTGTTQPLELTLAIEDILWPLKWIGIPVYVFSIIISIALRMIPTLIDEAGRIMKAQASRGIDFKNGKFKDKVKGLTSLIIPLLVSSFQKAEDLSYAMEARGYDPKAKRTRFIQFHFRWADIIIFSIGITLFVCAIVYANVFPLSNAFLHLPYIDQLITY
- the truA gene encoding tRNA pseudouridine(38-40) synthase TruA — protein: MAFKFLLSLSYDGTDYAGWVIQNNAKTIQSALNKAIKLITKNDNFKTLGASKTDAGVHALDQKVVLTVDFQLEHLAKFQKALNKTLPTNIWVNSITPVEENFILREQILFKEYQYVINDGDFDLNNHRYELKWNFGMIDLEKLNQIAQLFVGQHEFKLFSGLKPTEYTTFQTYRTIHSIDVVRTDHKIILTFKAPGFIRYQIRMIVGAILNNYQNKKLTTAEIQEKLQGIGAKTTTVVESCGLILKKIYLK
- a CDS encoding ABC transporter permease, coding for MGKSLRLTFKNSFKNAISSKSQLIGLITLIALLSLVISLMLSISARVLVQYDALKRESNQHNLVMKIDPFEKVKTSDGAPPNIVDAQQYWLQDYNTRHNQMPKMFDWTRTEAREFTQVFFKENLITLKAVAKTTNKGLNPVDKLIISEGENLDYKKNNGLNQAVLDPGFAKTNNIEIGSIIRFQKDNLGDRFLVTNNKNSGATPEEQKDIENIAKEGLFKEDGIFLNSKYKNYNWFQIVGFGNSADFIMPILNSTLPLPNRDNQALLYVNPVNFGMSQNIKTQDWEFRPNDAKLVVTSNNEWESFYSIKAPVNFDPELANAWFNSNALENNSQAQKKLFYPIHDKSYAFVKRTSTVESTIQIYNAISGAILIVILIVSIYTMALVTRKQIDKSRAQIGIMKALGYRKRDIILNFTVLPFITSLMGGALGYLIAQGIQVALIQEIRLYFSINFAIWAFDWISLLILILSIWGLLNFIAFFIAYLILRGSALSLIEANKKPRIHRYTKILKRTNTKISIGAKIQNALFIDSLGKMSAVGGVVLLSTILLTAGFAAPDILNRNRTKSFEGINYNQLVEYQQPTYNNPFSFMKTYNKNAPVDFGKFNDVTIDYKGTNWKGQEEQKHTVLKTTLDVDHSKYDISKLVDKINNNNLTSDYYGVALKTKDKDHPDSQFITKGNMRMLSANDIALSTNYFRYIASLGERNSNGEFFPSMMYSMLLGQWPSYQQFKKELDASKDNKAKLKVMLNFYNFYSNSIGLTISNKYSMPKGVLDKDKIPTDEERIENFNKNNDIQKQAWNGNTQGIIGLDGFTWEQLPDNVDMFISDGKKSVGKNRIIFNLDNPIDDLATLNVDDLDSEKDKELITKYLAAIELWYVIYISNRSDTAILQATYSRSPYFVQQTLKERYEKQESYATGFNIVSYDPQTEYLGTMFEAIKDELKFKVYGIHGENQFIDLNSRDGVDLNNRLKDPTIEDNYRVVVNQSLAKKLNLHEGSVITDLSSLKESLIENNENVSTRFKVEDWKDTKIQRKDPDSLIPGGGDKIGPEGGFVQTSLLEIGWNAFAQPTNFKYQLGSAGKMSQFVKESLLNHYINGSIKNAKEKIKLDRPLKVVGIHDGYGQPTAWINNDDANTIMDYQPARDFLFDKYFKVQWGDDIKKILSKEDQSKELDTSATTIAKFISDNKSDDPKKNIDVTPIIEVFDNSHPIFNYKYSSDPGIGDLDKLVSTNTMLGDYSPIAMNGDANHDGIGRGSIAYVLPVATAKALLNQLSNVVLGVMILLILMLIAMTMIIIGLTTSIIIKDNARFIATLKVLGYTNVYICRSILGMYLAVIASMLVVGFIAGFAIFYKVVQYMTFNTSFVLPFQFVIWLPFAVIVVILVLYAITLGFGFRNISKLNATHLLQNVDL